In the genome of Acidovorax sp. 69, the window TGGTGGCCTGGGCGCGCAAGCACGGCATCCAGAGCACCATCCACACGGGCGGCCCGTCGATCCCGGGCTCGGGCCTCATCGACAAGGATGTGGTGCTGGAGGCCGATGCCGACGTGATCGGCCACATCAACGGCGGCCACACCTCGCTGCCCTGGAAGCATGTGTGCGAGCTGTGCGAGAAGTCATCGCGTGCCATCGAGCTGGTGCACAACGGCAACGAAAAAATCGCCATCCAGGCGGCACGTGCAGCCATCGAACTCAAGTGCCCACACCGGGTGATTCTGGGCACCGACGGGCCAGCGGGCTCGGGCGTGCAGCCACTGGGCATGCTGCGCATGATTGCACTGATATCGAGCTTTGCCGACATCCCTGCCGAGCTGGTGTTCTGCTTTGCCACCGGCAACACGGCGCGCATCCGCAACCTCAACTGTGGCCTCATCGAGGTGGGCCGCGCGGCCGACTTCGTGTTCATGGACCGCGCCCAGCACACGGCCGGCGCCACGCTGCTGGAGAGCGTGCAGCTGGGCGACATCCCGGGCATCGGCATGGTGATGATCGACGGCCTGGTGCGCTGCGGCCGCAGCCGCAACACACCGCCTGCGACCGAGATTCCGGTGGTGCTTTAACTCGTACCGAGGCGATAAAAAATCAAAAGCCCGCTTTCGCGGGCTTTTGATTTTCAGGGACTCGCAGGCTCAATAGGTGTCCGACACCCGCACCGCGCCAGGCTGCGACTGGGGGTAAGGGTCTGCAGCGCGTGCTGAACCGCCCTGGTCTACCCGGAAGCCCTTGCCCTGCAGCACCACCGGCGTGCCCACCGCCGTGGCCTCGGCACGCTGGAAGTGACGCACCGAGCCGTCCTCCATGCGCACCGCGATCTGGTAGACCGTGTGGGTGCGGCTTCGCTCTTCCACCTTGTGGCCCACATACCCGCCGCCCACAGCACCGAGCACCGTGGCGGCCGTGCGGCCACTGCCCTTGCCAATCTGGTTGCCCACCACGGCACCCAGTACCCCGCCAGCCACAGCACCCACCCCCGTGGCGGGTGCGGCCTGCTGCACCGCCTGCACGGATTCAACCCGTCCGCAGCTACGGCACACCGGTGTCGCCCCCCGCAGGGGCTGCGCGGGCCCCGCGCCGGTGGGCGCCATCTGACCTCCGACCATCTCGCCGGGGCGGCCGACACCTGCCGTCGCTGGTGGACGCAAATTTGCTCCACTATTCATAGCTGCCTGGGAAGAACTGGAAAGCGCTTGCGGCCGTTTTTCGTCAATGATCTCTGACTCTGGGGTGCGCGGGGCCGCCAACCTCTGCGCTGGCGCCGAAGCTTCGGGCATCCCGGAGGGTGTGCGGTTCTGCACCACCAGAGTGGCCCCCAAGGCCAGCACGCTCACGCCCAGCACACCGATGGCGACCCACATCCATTTCATGGCGAGGCCCGTCGGCGGTACCGCCACACCAGCGGCGGGGGTCGGAGGTTGTACGGTGAGATTCATGGTGATTTCCTTGTATTTTGATGAGCGGTTGGGGCAAAGGGAAGGGAGTGGCCCCGCACGCGGGACATACCGTCAATGGTTCAAACGCCGCGGTGGCCCGAAAGGTACACATGGATCGACCCTTGCACTCGGTCGCTTTGTAAGCGGCGGTAAGCGTCTGTTGCATTCTTTTTTGGCCCCAAAACGTTCATCCAGCGCAAAGGGGGCGCCACCGAGGCTGCGCGCCCATCTCACCCAGCCGGTCGGTTGCCAACATTTACAGCCCCGGCACCCGCGCGCGGGCCGACGCGGCCCACAACGCCCAGGCCGCCGGGCGCCGGGGCCCCGGATGCAGGGCATCTTCCAGTGCCTGTGCGCAACTGGCAGAGAACAGCAGGATGGCCGACGAAAAATAGATCCACATGAGCAGCACCACCAGCGAGCCGGCGGCGCCATAGGCCGACACCACGGCGGCGGTGGACAGGTACCAGGCCAGCATCTGCTTGCCCACAGTGAACAGCATGGCCCCCACCGCGGCGCCCATCACCAGATAGCGCAACGATGGCTTGGGGCCCACGCCAATGCGCATGAGCCCCACAAACAAGGCGACAGCGAACCCAAAGGCCACCGCTTCATTGACGATCTGCAGCAAGGGTGCCCAGGGAGCGAGCGGCGCCATGTGCGCTGAAGCCAGCTGCGCCCCGGCCCAGCCCGCCAGCAGGTGAATCAGCGTCGAAAGCGCCAGCGACACCATGAGCAAGAAACCCAGCGCCAGCACATAGGCCAGCCCCCGCAAGCGCAGCGAGGCCATGCGCCACCAGGCGGCACGCTGTGGCGGTGCAAAGCCGTCGCGGCGCCACAGGCGCTCCAGCGCCGACTGCAACTCCACAAAAACCCCGGTGGCCCCGAGACCAGCACCATAAACCCCACAAGAGACGCAAGACGCCCCTCGGCGGGTGCGCGTGCGCTGGTCAGGGCCTGCCGCACCACATCGGCCACCTGCTGACCCATCACCGACTGCACCTGGGTGACCAGGCTGGCCTCCAGGTAACTGCGGTCCATCCACCAGCCCAGCACGCCCACCAGAAGCAGCAGCAGCGGCGCCAGGCTCAGCATGCCGTAGAACGACATGGCCGCACTCATGCGCAGCCCGTCGGCGTCCAGCCACATTTGCACGGCACGCCAGAAGGGCTGCACCAGGCGCCACAAGGGAGCCAATGGTCGGATCAGGCGATGAAGCAGCGGGGGAACGGTCATCCCACAAGCCTAAGGCCCGTCCGCACTGCCGTCCATCCTCCTTTCCCGGCACAGCGGGTAGGCGCACTCCCACAGGGTGGCTGCTTAAGCCCCACAAAACCAGCGCGCACGCCGGTACGGCCTCTCCACAGCCCGCGCATGGGGCCGGTGCGATGGGGCCGCAGAGTTTCGCAGGTGACAGCGCAGGTTTTACACGGGGCATCGCCACGACTAGCATGAAGCGCTGATGTTCTTGCACCGCAAAACAGCCCTCGCCCCTTCACCGGTCACGCACCTTCGCACCCTGTCCTACCGCTGCACTGCAGCGGCGACCCGTCCCTTCTTATCCCCCACGAAAGCTATTTCCATGAGCGTCAAGCAACTCTTCGATCTCACCGGCCAGGTTGCCCTGGTCACCGGCGGCTCGCGCGGCCTGGGCCTGCAGATGGCCGAAGCCTTGGGCGAAATGGGTGCCAAGCTCGCCATCACGGCGCGCAAGGCCGATGAACTGGCCGAGGCCAAGAAGCACCTGGAGGGCCTGGGCTACGAGGTCCTGACCGTGGTGAACGACCTGCAGAAAACCGAGGACATCCCCGGCCTGGTGGACCAGGTGGTTGCGCGCTTTGGCACCATCGATATCCTCGTCAACAACGCGGGTGCCACCTGGGGCGCCAAGGCAGAAGACTACCCCGATGCCGCCTGGCACAAGGTGATGGACCTGAATGTGAGCGCACCGTTTTTCCTGTCCCGCGAAGTGGGCAAGCGCTGCATGATCCCGCGCGGCAAGGGATCCATCATCGTCACCGCCTCGGTGGCCGCGCTCAAGGGCACCCCTCCGGGCATGAACACCATCGCCTACAACACCTCCAAGGCCGCAGCCCTGCACTTTGCGCGCACGCTGGCTTCTGAATGGGGGCACTACGGTATCCGCGTCAATGCCATCTGCCCCGGATTCTTCCCGAGCAAGATGGCCAGCGGCCTCATTGAAAAACTCGGCCCGACCATGATCGAGCGCACACCGCTGCGCCGCATCGGTGGTGAAGAAGACCTCAAGGGTGCCGTGGTGTTCCTGGCGTCCAACGCCTCACGCCACATCACGGGCGAATCCATCGTGGTGGATGGCGGCGCCAGCCTGATTTGACCCCAAGGATTCCCCATGGATTTCACCTACACCCCCAAAGTCATCGACCTGCAGCAGCGCCTGACGGCGTTCATGGAAGAACACATCTACCCCGCCGAATCGGTGTACCACCACGAGGTGGCCAACAACCGCAAGGCCGGCAACGTCTGGCAGCCCACGAAGGTGATGGAAGACCTCAAGGCCAAAGCCAAAGCCGCCAACCTCTGGAACCTGTTCCTGCCCGAGTCGAACCTGGGCGCGGGCCTGACCAACCTTGAATACGCGCCGCTGTGCGAAATCATGGGCCGCTCGCACATTGCGCCCGAGGCCTTCAACTGCTCAGCCCCCGACACCGGCAACATGGAGACGCTGGCGCGCTACGCCACCCTCGAGCAGCAACAGCGCTGGCTGCTGCCGCTGCTCGACGGCACCATCCGCTCGGCCTTTGCCATGACAGAGCCCGACGTGGCATCGTCCGACGCCACCAACATCGAAGCCCGCATCACCCGTGATGGCGACCATTACCTGATCAACGGCCGCAAGTGGTGGACCTCGGGTGCGCCCGACCCACGCTGCGAGATCCTGATCTTCATGGGCAAGACCGACCCTGACCATGCCAACCGGCACCAGCAGCAATCGATGATCCTCGTGCCCATGGACACGCCCGGCGTGACCATGGAGCGTGCCCTGCCCGTGTTCGGTTATGACCACGCGCCGCACGGCCACGGCGAGGTGAACTTTGTGAACGTGCGCGTGCCCGTGGCCAACATCCTGCTGGGCGAAGGACGCGGCTTCGAGATCGCCCAGGGCCGCCTCGGCCCCGGGCGCATCCACCACTGCATGCGCCTCATCGGTGTGGCCGAGCGTGCGCTGGAGCTGATGTGCCAGCGCGCCCTGGGCCGTGTGGCGTTTCACAAGCCGGTGGCGGACCAGGGCGTGACACGCGAGCGTATTGCCAATGCCCGCATCCTCATCGACCAGGCCCGTTTTCTGGTGCTCAATGCCGCGCAGATGATGGACACGGTGGGCAACAAGGTGGCGCGCAAGGAGATCGCGATGATCAAGGTGGCAGCGCCCAACATGGCCTGCCAGGTGATCGACTGGGCCATGCAGGTGCATGGCGGCGGTGGTGTGAGCGATGACTTCCCGCTGGCAGCCGCCTACGCCCAGGCCCGCACCCTGCGTTTTGCCGACGGCCCCGACGAGGTGCACCGCAATGCCATCGCCAAGGACGAACTGGCCCGCCACCTCAAGCGCGCATGATCGCAACTGTGTACCCTGCGCGAACGCCGATGTCTGAAGCCCGCCCCCCAGGAACCCCGCCGCATGTCTGACCGCCACCAGGCCCACTGGCCCCCGGGGCTGCCCCGCCACCTCACGTTGCCGCAGACCCACCTGTTCCACAACGCCGAGGTGTCCGCTGCGCGCTACCCGGACAAGCCCTTTCTGGTGT includes:
- a CDS encoding SDR family oxidoreductase, with the translated sequence MSVKQLFDLTGQVALVTGGSRGLGLQMAEALGEMGAKLAITARKADELAEAKKHLEGLGYEVLTVVNDLQKTEDIPGLVDQVVARFGTIDILVNNAGATWGAKAEDYPDAAWHKVMDLNVSAPFFLSREVGKRCMIPRGKGSIIVTASVAALKGTPPGMNTIAYNTSKAAALHFARTLASEWGHYGIRVNAICPGFFPSKMASGLIEKLGPTMIERTPLRRIGGEEDLKGAVVFLASNASRHITGESIVVDGGASLI
- a CDS encoding amidohydrolase family protein, which translates into the protein MAEAAAGGKSGKVVIQNIGLLLSGDLDHPILDADTIVVNDGLIVAVGRYKDCDTEHAQTVIDARQTCVAPGLIDSHVHPVFGDWTPRQNQIGWIDSTMNGGVTTMVSAGEVHLPGRPKDIVGLKALAITAQRSFDNFRPGGVKVIAGAPVIEKGMTEQDFKDLADAGVTLLGEVGLGSVKAGYEAQQMVAWARKHGIQSTIHTGGPSIPGSGLIDKDVVLEADADVIGHINGGHTSLPWKHVCELCEKSSRAIELVHNGNEKIAIQAARAAIELKCPHRVILGTDGPAGSGVQPLGMLRMIALISSFADIPAELVFCFATGNTARIRNLNCGLIEVGRAADFVFMDRAQHTAGATLLESVQLGDIPGIGMVMIDGLVRCGRSRNTPPATEIPVVL
- a CDS encoding acyl-CoA dehydrogenase family protein, with translation MDFTYTPKVIDLQQRLTAFMEEHIYPAESVYHHEVANNRKAGNVWQPTKVMEDLKAKAKAANLWNLFLPESNLGAGLTNLEYAPLCEIMGRSHIAPEAFNCSAPDTGNMETLARYATLEQQQRWLLPLLDGTIRSAFAMTEPDVASSDATNIEARITRDGDHYLINGRKWWTSGAPDPRCEILIFMGKTDPDHANRHQQQSMILVPMDTPGVTMERALPVFGYDHAPHGHGEVNFVNVRVPVANILLGEGRGFEIAQGRLGPGRIHHCMRLIGVAERALELMCQRALGRVAFHKPVADQGVTRERIANARILIDQARFLVLNAAQMMDTVGNKVARKEIAMIKVAAPNMACQVIDWAMQVHGGGGVSDDFPLAAAYAQARTLRFADGPDEVHRNAIAKDELARHLKRA
- a CDS encoding glycine zipper 2TM domain-containing protein yields the protein MNLTVQPPTPAAGVAVPPTGLAMKWMWVAIGVLGVSVLALGATLVVQNRTPSGMPEASAPAQRLAAPRTPESEIIDEKRPQALSSSSQAAMNSGANLRPPATAGVGRPGEMVGGQMAPTGAGPAQPLRGATPVCRSCGRVESVQAVQQAAPATGVGAVAGGVLGAVVGNQIGKGSGRTAATVLGAVGGGYVGHKVEERSRTHTVYQIAVRMEDGSVRHFQRAEATAVGTPVVLQGKGFRVDQGGSARAADPYPQSQPGAVRVSDTY